A window of Streptomyces sp. NBC_01241 genomic DNA:
TGCAGGCGGGGGAAATGATGGAGCGTTGGAAAGAGGCCGATTCCATGGCGCACGGGCCGGCTCACGAGCCCGGGGCGCAGGGGTGGCAGCCGGTCCGGCTGCATCGCCGACTGACCCGTACCGATCTGGCGGCCGTAAGCGAAGTGCGGTGTGCGTTACGGGAGTTCCTGCGCTACCGGTGGCGGGACGAGTCGGCCGGGGTGGCGGAGCTCCTGCTCAGCGAGCTGGTGACCAACGCGCTGATCCACACGAGGCACGGCGCGGTCGTCACGGTGAGCGTGGCGCCCGCCGGACTGCGGGTGGAGGTACGGGACTTCGTATCCGGGCTGCCCCCGTCGTACGTATCGGACGCCGACGACGGTACGCACGGCCGGGGACTGTTCCTGGTGCAGAGCCTCGCGGACGCCTGGGGGGTCGGCGCGCACGCGCTGGGCAAGGTCGTCTGGTTCGAACTGCACGGCGAGAGGCCCTGAGAGCCCGGAGAAGACCGGGCCGTCAGGGCCTCTTGCAACGGATCAGCGCATCCATGTGGACAGGTGGATCAGTGGATCAGCCGAACTGCTGCTCCAGATCCTTCAGCTTCCGCTCCAGCGAGTCGAGCCGGGGCAGTGCCTGGGTGTCGTCCTCGGCGGTGAGGTCGACGGTGACCGGATCGAGCGCGTTCCGCTCCGGGGTGCCGGTGTGCGGACCTGTCACGGCTTGCAGGGACGGCCGGGGCCGCAAGGGCAGCTGTCCCTGCTCGGATCCGGCGGACTCTACGACGGACTGCGCGGAGGCCGTCGTCGGGGCGATCGCCTGGATGTCCACCTGGGTGCCATTCCGGCCGACCCGGCGCCAGGCGCGGTTCTGCCGGTTCAGCGCCTTGATGTGGGCTCGGTCCAGCTTCTCCTGGTCCTTCCTGCGGAGACGGTTCTGCTCCTTCTCCCGCCGGTCCTCACGTACGTCCTCGACCGCTTCGTCCAGGGTGCGTACGCCCTCCAGCAGCATCAGCGACCAGGCGCCGAAGGTCTCCCGGGGGGCGCGCAGCCACCGTACGATCCGGATCTGCGGCAGCGGACGGGGTACCAGGCCCTGCTCGCGCAGCGCGGCCCGGCGGGTCTGCTTCAGTGCCCGGTCGAAGAGCACCGCCGCGGAGAGCGACATCCCCGCGAAGAACTGCGGGGCGCCCGCGTGGTCCATGCCGCGCGGCGCGTGCACCCAGTTGAACCAGGCCGCGGCGCCGGCGAACATCCATACGAGCAGCCGTGAGCCCAGCGCCGCGTCACCGTGGCTGGCCTCGCGCACCGCGAGTACGGAACAGAACATCGCGGCCCCGTCGAGGCCGAACGGAACGAGATATTCCCAGCCCCCGGTGAGGCCGAGATTCTGCTCGCCGAAGCCGACGAGTCCGTGGAAGGAGAGCGCGGCGGCGACCGCCGCACAGCAGAAGAGCAGGATGTACGAGGCGGTGGCGTACAGCGCCTCCTTGCGTCTACGACGCTCCTCGCTGCGTTCCCAGCTGTCTTCGGCAGCGGATTTGTCAGCGGCGCGCTTGCCGCGTGCGACCACCGCGACCGCCGCCAGGACCCCCACGAGCAACACGGCGCCCGGAAGCAGCCAATTCAGCGATATGTCGGTCAGACTCATGCGCGGTCCCTTGCGTCGCGTAGGGCATTTCGGGCGCCATGATTGCCGAAACCCCGTCACTCTCTGGGGGTTTCGGGGCAAGAGAACGCCATTGGGTTGGCAGGGCATACGGATAGCCGGGATCTGATCGAATACCCGTACGCGGCCGATGATGTGCGTTCGAATAGTACTACCCGTGCAGGTGGTGTGAATCAATGAGTGGGCGTCAGTTTCCGTACGCGGTCCGCGTCACAGGTGCGGGGGCACGTGACACAGGTGTCCTCGGGGCGCAGCGTGTAGAAGAGGCAGCAGCTCGTCCGATCGCGGGTGGGCAACGACCCGCCGTCCGGCCCGGCCAGTTCGCGGAAGCCCGCCGAGCCGACGAACGGCTTCGTGGTGCCGGGCAGGAGTGCCTCCAGCTCGGCCATCGCCCGTCGCTCCTCGCCGAGGAGATGGGCGATGTACCAGAGGCCCTCGACGATTTCGTCCGTCGCCATGCCCCACAGCGCCCGTCGGCCGCGCCGCATCCGTGGCCCGAAGCCGTCCAGCACCGGGCCGATGTGGTCGGCCACCGCGGCGAGCACCTCGGTCCGCAGCGCAGCCTCGTCGAGGACCACCCGGGCGCCCGGCAGGCCGGCCGCGGGATCGTCCGGAAGACAGGCGAACTCCCGTACGCGGACGGTCAGATGGCCCAGCGCGCGCTGGAACGCCACATCGCCGACGGGAATCCGGGGCACCCGCCGGTGCAGGAACCACGGCACCGTCACCAGCAGGCAGGCGGGCCAGGCGTACCGGTGCAGCCCGAAGCCGGCGACCACATCGGGGCGGGCCTGCTGTCCGTAGTCCCGCACCACCTGCGCGTGGTCCCAGGCCAGGAAGGCGTCGAGTGCGGCACCACCGGCCGCGAGCTCCTCCGCGCCCACCCAGCCGGCGCCGCGGGGCGCGGCGTCATCATCCGTCAGCACCTCTGCGCGCAGGCCGGGGAAGACCTCGGCCAGACGCGTGTACGCGCCCGTCACGGCGGACGCGGTGGTGCCGGGGAGCAGGGCGGGGAGTGTCATGCAGGACCACCGAATCGCGATCGTTTGCAGGTAAGCCTTACCTTATCCGAACGGATCGATGTTTGAACTGCGGTCTGCTCCGCCTATCGTGCACAGGGGGGCATGGCACACGCGAGCCGCGCCCGCGGCAGGCCGAGGAGGTCCGAGTGGAGCAGGGCAGCGCGCGAGAGCAGGCGCGACCGACGTACGCGTCCGTCGCGTCCGCGACCGCCCCGGCAGCCGTACGCGTACCCGAACAGCCACGCGGCGAGCAGGCGTGTGGTGCGGAGACACGCAGGGAACAGGGAGGCACGGACCAGGCGCGTGGCGAGCACACCCACAGCGAGCCGCCCGCCCCGCGCGTGGCGGTGCAGCGGCACTCCGTGCGCGGCCAGATCCTCGACGCCCTGCGCGCCGCCCTGGTCGACGGTCAGCTGGTCCCGGGGCAGGTCTACTCCGCACCGGCCCTCGGCGCCCGCTTCGGGGTTTCTGCGACCCCGGTGCGCGAGGCGATGCAGCAGCTTGCCATCGAGGGCGCCGTCGAAGTCGTACCGAACCGCGGATTCCGGGTGTCCCAGCGCGGCCCGCACGAGCTGGCCGAGCTGGCCGAGGTACGGGCGCTGATCGAGGTCCCCGTCATGCTGCGACTGGCCCGCACCGTACCGCCGGCCCGCTGGTGCGCCCTGCGCCCGCTGGCCGACGCCACGGTGACGGCCGCCGCCGTGGGCGACCGGGCGAGCTACGCCGAGTCCGACCGGGCCTTCCACGGCGCGGTCCTCGCGCTCTGCGGCAACGAGCAGCTGGTGATGGTCGCCGACGACCTGCACCGCCGATCCCAGTGGCCCCTGGGGAACAACCCCGTCTCCCGCCGCGCCGACCTGCTCGCCGACGCCGTCGAGCACACCGCCCTGCTCGACGCGCTCATCGCCCAGGATCTGACCGTCGTGCAGTCGCTCGTACGGGAACACTTCACCGGCGCCGAGAGCTGACTGGACGCCGGCCCCCGGGGCTCAGCATCTGTCCGGCAGATCAGGGCCGTAAAGAACCCTCCTGGTTCGCCTCGGCCGTCTCCGGCGGCGGGTCCAGATGCGGGGCCAGCCAGGTCGGTACGCCCCCGAGCAGCCGGAAGAGCCGGCCCGCCTCGGCCCGCAGCCGGGTCGCCGCCTCCGGCTCCGGTTCCGAGTCCGCGAGGGCGATGAGGGCCGGAGCCGTACCGATCAGATAGCCCAGCTCCTCCCTTATCCGCAGGGACTCGGCGAAGCCGTGCCGGGCCTCCGCGAGCTCGCCCTCGCGCAGGGCCAACAGGGCGAGATGGCGCCAGGTCGAGGAGAGCAGCAGGGCGTCGCCCTGAGCGGTCGCACCGGCGTGAGCCCTGCGGTACGCGGCGCGCGCGGCCTGCGGCGAGTCGGCGATGTTCTGCGCGATCAGGCCCCGGCGGAAGTCCAGCAGCGGGCGGCTCGGCGCGGACGGGGCGAGCAGCGCGGCGGCCCGGCTCAGGGCGACGCTGGCCTCGTCGGCCCGGTCCCGTACCCCGAGGAGCGTCGACGCGTACGCCAGATGACCGCGCTCGCAGGCGGCCGCACCCCGTTCGGCGTCGTCGTGGGCCAGCGCCTCGGCGGTGCGCAGCGCGTCCTCGGCGTCGGTCCAGCCCTGCCCGGTGTACAGGCACCGTTCGGTCAGCAGGGCCGTCCGCTGGAGTGCCGCCGCCGGATCGGTGGCGGCGTCGGGTTCGAGCAGCGCGGCGGCGTCCGTCCAGCAGGCGCGTGACCGCAGCCGCCATACCGCTGTCTGGAGCGGCGGATCGTCATCTGCTGTCGTTCCGGAACCAGACATGGCGGTATGCGCCACATTGCCCTCCCCGAGCGCGCCATCGAGCTGTTGAGTCTGGCCGCATCTCAGCACGGATTGGCACGCCGGGCCAAGGGGTCGGGGCAATGTCAGGTGAAAGATTTCACAAACGGCGGGACCTGCCGGGAGGCGCGGCAGGTCCCCGACGTCAGCTCATACGCAGGGCGAGGAAGAAATCGAGCTTGTCCTCCAGGCGCGAAAGATCACGCCCCGTCAACTGCTCGATTCGCCCGACCCGGTAGCGCAGCGTGTTGACGTGCAGATGGAGCCGGGACGCGCAGCGGGTCCAGGAACCGTCGCAGTCCAGGAACGCCTCCAGCGTCGGGATCAGCTCCGCGCGGTGGCGCCGGTCGTAGTCGCGCAGCGGGTCGAGCAGCCGTGCGGTGAACGCGCGGCGCACGTCGTCCGGGACGAACGGCAGCAGCAGGACGTGCGAGGCCAGCTCGTGATGGCCGGCCGCGCAGACCCGGCCGGGGCGGGCCGCCGCCACCCGACGGGCGTGCCGGGCCTCCTCCAGGGCGCCGCGCAGGCCTTCGGGCGAATGCACGGCGGCGCTGACACCCAGTGTCAGCCGGCCGTCGTCGGCGAGGCCCGCGGAGAGCGGTTCGCGGACGGCGGCGAGCAGCACATCGGCGTGGAGCGCGCAGTCCTCCTCGACGGGCGCCGCGTCGGCGGCGGAGTCGTGGGCCGGTGCGGGCGCGGTGACGGCGGGCAGCGGTACGAGGGCCACCGCCTCGTCGCCCGTGTGGGCGACCGCGATCCGGTCCGCGGAGTCGGAGCCGGTGACCGCGGGGTCGACCAGGATCTCCTCCAGCAGCGCCTGGGCGACCGGGCCGCCCGCGACGGCGGAGCCGGGGCCCACGGCCGGGGTGCCCGCGACGGAGCCGGACGGCCCGCCCGCTTCCGCGGAGCCCTCCGCGTCGCCCCACTCGACCCGCGCCACCACCACCTGCCAGTGCGGCGCGGCGCCGAGCCCTGGCAGCAGCACCGGGGCGGCGACCCGCAGCCGGGCGGCGATCTCGGTGGGCGGGGCGCCCGTCTGGACCAGCTCCAGGACTTCCTGGGCGAGCCTGCGGCGTACCGCACGGGCGGCGTCGCGCCGGTCCCGTTCGACCGCGATCAGCTGGGTGACGCCCTGGAGCAGATCCAGCCGGGCGGGCGGCCAGTCGCTCGCGTCCGCCTCGACCGCGAGCAGCCAGTCGGAGAGCACCGACTCGCGCACGTCCCCGGAACCCGGGAGCGCTTCCCGCCCGGTGTTGCGGATCGGGAAGAGCGAATACGTGGTACCGCCGACCGTGGTCCGGTGCGGGGCCCGGCGGCCGGTGCGGGTGGCGGCCAGGTGGTGGCCGGCGAGCGCCGCGCCCACCGGTTCGGCCAGCGGCGCGTCACCGGCGCCCGCGATCAGCCGGCCGGTGGGGGAGAGCACCCAGGCATGCAGGTCGAGGTCGGAGCCGAGCAGATCGAGCACCACCTCCGGGCCGCCGCCCGCCGGACCCGAGGTCATCAGCCTGCGGTGCCGGTCCACGACCGCGGCCAGATCGCCCGCCCGCTCGCCGGACACCTGGCGCACCACATGCTCGGTGATCGTTGCGAACGCGACGGTCTCATGGACGGCGAAGAGCGGCAGCCGGTGCTTCGCGCACGCCTCCACCAGATCGCCGGGAACATTGCCGAGCTCCGCCTCGCCCGCCGCCAGCCCGGCGACCCCGGCGCCCGCCAGGATCCGTACGAACGGCTCCGAGTCCGTCGCGTTCCGGCGCCAGGCCAGGCCCGACAGGACCAGCTCACCGCCCGACAGATAGCGGCTGGGATCCCGCAGGTCGGTGGTCATCACCCCACGGACGGTCCTGTCCAGCTCGTTTTCGCCGCCGAGCAGCCGCAGGCCCAGCGCGTCGGTCTCCAGCAGTGCGCGCAGCCGCATCTCGTCGCCGCCGTCTCTTTCGTTGGTGCGGGTGAAAACTGGTTATTGCGGTGAGGTTACTGATCCCCGCCATTCGTTCGAATCTACAAGACGAGGAGATCGACCAGCCAACTCCTTCATGGTTTCGGTGACTGCACCAGGTGGGGCACGGCTTGTGTACTTGGCCCCACACCGCGTTAACACCATAGGAACGACCAGTCGAGGGCCGGCCGTTCCCGAGGGCCTGTCGTCGGTCTGCCGTCTGCCGCACGATGCCTGGCACGCACGCCCTGACGAACGACCCGATTGAGAAGAAGAGAGCCACTCATGGACTTCCTTCGCCCCGCCAGCTGGGAGGAGGCGCTCGCCGCCAAGGCCGAGCACCCTACGGCTGTGCCCATTGCAGGTGGCACCGATGTGATGGTCGAGATCAACTTCGACCACCGGCGGCCCGAGTACCTCCTGGACCTGAACCGCATTGGAGAGCTGTCCGAATGGGAGGTGGGCCAGGAGAGCGTACGGCTCGGCGCCTGTGTCCCGTACAGCCACATCATGGAGCACCTGCGCGCCGAGCTGCCCGGACTGGCGCTCGCCTCGCACACCGTCGCGTCGCCGCAGATCCGCAACCGCGGTGGTGTCGGCGGCAACCTGGGCACCGCGTCGCCCGCCGGAGACGCCCACCCGGCGCTGCTCGCCGCGGGCGCCGAGGTCGAGGCCGAGTCCGTACGCGGAACGCGGCTGATCCCCATCGACGCCTTCTACACCGGCGTCAAGCGCAACGCCCTCGAACCGGACGAGCTGATCCGGGCCGTGCACATCAAGAAGGCGGACGGGCCGCAGCAGTTCTCCAAGGTCGGCACCCGCAACGCCATGGTCATCGCGGTCTGCGCCTTCGGCCTGGCCCTGCACCCGGAGACCCGCACGGTCCGCACCGGCATCGGCTCGGCCGCCCCCACGCCCGTCCGGGCGAAGGCGGCGGAGGAATTCCTGAACGCCGCGCTCGAAGAAGGCGGGTTCTGGGACAGCCGCACGATCATCACCCCGTCCATCGCCTCGCAGTTCGCCGCGCTCGCCGCCGGTGCCTGCAACCCGATCGACGATGTGCGCGGCACCGCGAGTTATCGCAGGCACGCGGTCGGGATCATGGCCCGCCGCACCCTCGGCTGGACCTGGGAGTCGTACCGCGGCAACGGCCGCAGCACCGAAGGAGCTGCCTGATCATGCGCGTCAATTTCACGGTCAATGGACGCAGGCACGAGGCGGACGACGTCTGGGAGGGCGAGTCGCTCCTCTACGTGCTGC
This region includes:
- a CDS encoding ATP-binding protein, producing MTRTDLAAVSEVRCALREFLRYRWRDESAGVAELLLSELVTNALIHTRHGAVVTVSVAPAGLRVEVRDFVSGLPPSYVSDADDGTHGRGLFLVQSLADAWGVGAHALGKVVWFELHGERP
- a CDS encoding DUF2637 domain-containing protein, giving the protein MSLTDISLNWLLPGAVLLVGVLAAVAVVARGKRAADKSAAEDSWERSEERRRRKEALYATASYILLFCCAAVAAALSFHGLVGFGEQNLGLTGGWEYLVPFGLDGAAMFCSVLAVREASHGDAALGSRLLVWMFAGAAAWFNWVHAPRGMDHAGAPQFFAGMSLSAAVLFDRALKQTRRAALREQGLVPRPLPQIRIVRWLRAPRETFGAWSLMLLEGVRTLDEAVEDVREDRREKEQNRLRRKDQEKLDRAHIKALNRQNRAWRRVGRNGTQVDIQAIAPTTASAQSVVESAGSEQGQLPLRPRPSLQAVTGPHTGTPERNALDPVTVDLTAEDDTQALPRLDSLERKLKDLEQQFG
- a CDS encoding (2Fe-2S)-binding protein → MTLPALLPGTTASAVTGAYTRLAEVFPGLRAEVLTDDDAAPRGAGWVGAEELAAGGAALDAFLAWDHAQVVRDYGQQARPDVVAGFGLHRYAWPACLLVTVPWFLHRRVPRIPVGDVAFQRALGHLTVRVREFACLPDDPAAGLPGARVVLDEAALRTEVLAAVADHIGPVLDGFGPRMRRGRRALWGMATDEIVEGLWYIAHLLGEERRAMAELEALLPGTTKPFVGSAGFRELAGPDGGSLPTRDRTSCCLFYTLRPEDTCVTCPRTCDADRVRKLTPTH
- a CDS encoding GntR family transcriptional regulator, producing MEQGSAREQARPTYASVASATAPAAVRVPEQPRGEQACGAETRREQGGTDQARGEHTHSEPPAPRVAVQRHSVRGQILDALRAALVDGQLVPGQVYSAPALGARFGVSATPVREAMQQLAIEGAVEVVPNRGFRVSQRGPHELAELAEVRALIEVPVMLRLARTVPPARWCALRPLADATVTAAAVGDRASYAESDRAFHGAVLALCGNEQLVMVADDLHRRSQWPLGNNPVSRRADLLADAVEHTALLDALIAQDLTVVQSLVREHFTGAES
- a CDS encoding PucR family transcriptional regulator ligand-binding domain-containing protein encodes the protein MRLRALLETDALGLRLLGGENELDRTVRGVMTTDLRDPSRYLSGGELVLSGLAWRRNATDSEPFVRILAGAGVAGLAAGEAELGNVPGDLVEACAKHRLPLFAVHETVAFATITEHVVRQVSGERAGDLAAVVDRHRRLMTSGPAGGGPEVVLDLLGSDLDLHAWVLSPTGRLIAGAGDAPLAEPVGAALAGHHLAATRTGRRAPHRTTVGGTTYSLFPIRNTGREALPGSGDVRESVLSDWLLAVEADASDWPPARLDLLQGVTQLIAVERDRRDAARAVRRRLAQEVLELVQTGAPPTEIAARLRVAAPVLLPGLGAAPHWQVVVARVEWGDAEGSAEAGGPSGSVAGTPAVGPGSAVAGGPVAQALLEEILVDPAVTGSDSADRIAVAHTGDEAVALVPLPAVTAPAPAHDSAADAAPVEEDCALHADVLLAAVREPLSAGLADDGRLTLGVSAAVHSPEGLRGALEEARHARRVAAARPGRVCAAGHHELASHVLLLPFVPDDVRRAFTARLLDPLRDYDRRHRAELIPTLEAFLDCDGSWTRCASRLHLHVNTLRYRVGRIEQLTGRDLSRLEDKLDFFLALRMS
- a CDS encoding FAD binding domain-containing protein → MDFLRPASWEEALAAKAEHPTAVPIAGGTDVMVEINFDHRRPEYLLDLNRIGELSEWEVGQESVRLGACVPYSHIMEHLRAELPGLALASHTVASPQIRNRGGVGGNLGTASPAGDAHPALLAAGAEVEAESVRGTRLIPIDAFYTGVKRNALEPDELIRAVHIKKADGPQQFSKVGTRNAMVIAVCAFGLALHPETRTVRTGIGSAAPTPVRAKAAEEFLNAALEEGGFWDSRTIITPSIASQFAALAAGACNPIDDVRGTASYRRHAVGIMARRTLGWTWESYRGNGRSTEGAA